The DNA window TGGTGGCGTTCTGCTGTGTCCACAACCCCGGCAGGGCCTGCGCGTAGGGTGCTGGAGTCAGCGGCTGGCGAGGGGAAAGGGCGGTATAAGTACCGCTCCCTGCCGGGCAGCGGACGCGGACCCACAGCCAGCGGGCATCGCCCTGGAAGGCTCCAGCGCCAAAGTCCAACTGAACGGTGAACAGGCCGTTGCTCACCGGGACATTGGTCTTTTCCTGGTTCGGGCCGATTTGGTTGCCCCCCGCTGCAGCATCCCACAGATTGAATCGGAAGTCGCAGGTGCCGTTGACCGGGTTGCCGTCCTTTTTGAGTTGGCCCTGGTAGGTGAAGGCGGTGCCCAGGGCGGCCTGGATGCCCACCTCTCCCTCCGGCTGCACACCCTCTCCTGACGGCTGTGGTCCCTGGGCCTGCCCCGGCCCCACGGCCAGGGCCAGCAGCACCACCGCCAGCAGGCCGCTTACGAATGTCCATCTGCGTTTCATCGTGCACCTCCTCTTGCACTCCTGGGCCATTTGGCCCACCGAAAGCCGGCTCTACAAGAGGTGCGGCAAGGTACGGAGGCGCTTGGAAGTTACGTCGCACCTGGGTCACATTTCAGTTCCTCGGGGCGCCGGCCGTCCCCATCAAGGAGCCGGCCGGGTCAAAGGCAACCTGGTCCAGCACAACGCCCCCTCATCGGAGGCCAGCACCTGGGCCTCGAACCTGTGCAGATAGCTATTGGTTTGGTAAGGAGCCGGGCAATAGTATTTCCCCCCAGAGCACATCCAGCAGGTCATCGGCGCCCAGGGAGCGCCAGAAGGCCTGTGCGACAGGGTTGCGGTGTGCGGTCGTCAGACGGTACGTGGTGACCCCCTGCTGAGTGAACCAGTCGAACAAGGCCTGCACCAGCCGGCGGCCGATGCCGCGCCGGCGCCAGGCCTCGGCGACCGCCAGGTCGTTGATGTAACCGAAGCGGGCCGGCAGCATAACCGGCGCGTTCTCCCGAATCATGCCGATGGCGAAGCCGACGATCTGGCCGGCGGGGTTTTCGGCGACCAGCACGCGCATGTCGCGGTTCTCCAGCCACAGCCGCAGGGTTTCCCGCCAATGGGCCGGCGCGTCCGGCGCCAGGGCCAGCCGTGGGTCGCACTGCTGATGCCAAAGCATGTGTTCGTGCCATAGGGCGACGATAGCATCTTCGTCCTGGGGGCCGGCGAGCCGCACGCGCACCTCTTCGCTCATGTCCCGTCCTCATCAACAAAAATGCTCTCTTCCCCCATGGGGACGAGAGCACACACCACTCCCGCGGTACCACCCCTCTTAGCAGACCGCTCACTCTGTGGGATACCAACATATCCCCGTCCAGGATAACGGCTGACGAGGCCGGCCAGGTCTACTGGGCACTTGCGTGCCGTTCGGCTGGCAGCTCCGGAAGGATTTTCAGTGAGGCGTACCCACCCGGCTCGCACCTATCCCAGGCTCTCTGGAGAGCCGCTTCTCACCTACTCGTTTCCATCATCGCCATTCTGGATATGATTTGTAGCTAATATACCATACAGCAGAAGGAATGTCAAATGGTCCGCCCGCG is part of the Anaerolineae bacterium genome and encodes:
- a CDS encoding GNAT family N-acetyltransferase, which encodes MSEEVRVRLAGPQDEDAIVALWHEHMLWHQQCDPRLALAPDAPAHWRETLRLWLENRDMRVLVAENPAGQIVGFAIGMIRENAPVMLPARFGYINDLAVAEAWRRRGIGRRLVQALFDWFTQQGVTTYRLTTAHRNPVAQAFWRSLGADDLLDVLWGEILLPGSLPNQ